The Limnospira fusiformis SAG 85.79 genomic interval TGGTGTTGCCGTTTTAATCCGCGAATTCCCTCACATAAAAACTGGGCGCGATCGCTCGCTATTTCTAGGGTAGTGTCTGGCAAAATTAACGTCATTTCTTCCCCCCCATAACGGCAAGCCGTATCAGAACTTCTGATATTTGTTTGGATGAAATGAGCAATTTCTTGCAAAACTAAGTCCCCAGCTTCATGACCAAACGTATCATTGAAGTGTTTAAAATGGTCAATATCTATCATGATAATACATAAGGGTTGATTTTTGCGGTGAGCCTTGGCTAAGGCTTGATTGAGCGTTTCTTGCAGATAGCGACGGTTAAAGAGTCCAGTCAAAGGATCTCGGATACTTTCTAGGCGTAATTGTTCCTGAAGTTTCAAGTTGAATAAAGCCAAAGATAACTGATCAGCAACAGTGCGCCCTAGTTGTTCGGAAGACTCCATATTAACTAAAGACGATTCAGTAATCATGTATAATAATCCCCAAATTTTGGTTTTGGCAATTAGGGGAATACATAAAGAATGTTTAGGTAGCAGTTCAGAATTTATATGATTACAAAATAAACCCGATTGCTGGTCACTGGCGGTATGAATTTTTCCCCTTCGTAACGTCCAACAATCTTTGAAAGGAAATTTTATCTCCTGATGTGGGAGTTCACCAAATGTAGAAACCGCTTCTAAATCCGATTCCGGGCTATCAGGATCTATTACCAATACCGCCCCAGCAAAATCGGGAAAAAGCTGTTTCAGAAATTCCGAAATCGCCCCATATCCCTCCTCAACTGCATCGCAGGCTTGCAGAAATTCAATCATTTTTCGGACAATTTCCATTTCCCGATTTTTTTGCTTGAGATGCTGATAAGTAGTGTGTAATATTTCTTCGGTTTGTTTGCGATCGGTGAAATCTGTCGCCGTCCCTAAAATTTCTTGAACCCGTCCATCTGAATGGCGACTAAAAACGAGATCCCGACTCAGTAACCAACGCCATTCTCCATTTGCTTTTTGAACGCGATATTCTACGGTATATATTTGACCATCTTGTGCTTTGGACATATCTTGAAAGTGTTTTTCGACGATGGGTAAATCTTCAGGATGGATAATTTCATAGAGTAAAGTGCCTCCGGTTTCTTGAATTTGTTGGTAGGTGTATCCGAGGATATCTTGAATATTGCGATTGATATAAACATTGCGCTTTTTGATGATGTCGAATATATACAAAATATTGGGGATATAATCAGTAACTTTCTGAATAAATGTTTTACTGTTTTGGAGTTGTTCAAGCATGAGTTTTCGGGAGGTAATATCTTCGGCAATTCCCGCCCAACGATAGATTTTTCCTGATTTATCAGTGACTGGAAAAACCCGCGCTGCTACCCATCTAATTGTACTATCAGGGCGAATAATTCTGTATTCCTCATCAAAAACCAACTTATCCTGAAACTGGCGCTGATATGCTTCTATCACCCGCTGTAGATCTTCTGGATGTACAGAATTAATCCAATGTTGAGGGTTTTCGTAGAGACTGGCGCAACTTTGCCCCCAAATTTTCTCGTAGGCAGGATTAATATACAGAATTGTTTGACCATCAAAAGATGTCATAAAAAACACTTCTCGCACTGTTTCAGCAATTTGACGGAATTTTTCCTCGCTTTCTTGGAGGGCAATTTCTGTCTCTTTCTTGTCAGTAATATTAATCATAACTCCCTGGAGGAATGTGGGGTTGCCTTGGTCATCGAGGACAACTTGGCCGTTATCACGCACCCAGACCACATTTCCCGATCGCGAAAACATCCGATATTCAACACTAAAGCCTTGATTTTCTTCGATACCTTGACGGATTTCCTCCAACAGGCGATCGCGATCTTCTGGATGCACTAACTCCAGCCAATCCTTACTATTTTTTAACCACTCACTGGCTGAAATACCCAGCAAACGCTCAATTTGAGGACTAATATAAAGTATGCTCAATTTGTCATCTAAATTAGCCGTATAGGTAGCCGCTGGCATTTGTTCAATCAGACGGCGATATTTAGCCTCAGAAGCACTTAAAGCCATCTCTGCTTGTCTTTTTTCGGTGATATCAATTACCGAGCCAAATAAGCGTAATGGTTGCCATTCTGCATCATGTTCAACCCCTCCCATACCTTGAATATAACGAATTTCTCCACTGGGACGAACCAGACGATATTCTGTATAAAAAGGTTCTCCCAAGGTTAACGATCGCTCCGTATCTTCCGCGTGGCGATCGCGATCATCCGGGTGCATTTTTTCTCGTAATTCTGCTAAAGTAGGTTCCCCTTGGGTCGGGTCCATGCCATAAATCCGGAACACCTCTTCTGACCAAGTAATTTTACCCGAACTTACATTATATTCCCAAGTGCCAATCCCAGCTATTTTTTGAGAGTTGAGCAAATCTTGAGTAATTTTATATAATTGATATTCGGTTTTTTTGGCTTGGGTAATATCCTCAGCAATGTAGCAAAACCTCAACTTGTCTAAGCCGGAATTTAGGATAGGCGAAACCGTAACCGATAAGTGATGTTCCCCATCATTTAGGGTGTGAATATACTCAAATTTAATCGGTTTCCCAAGCTGTTGACTTTCCCGATAATGTTGACACCATAACTCAATAATTGAGGCGGGTACACCCATTTCACTACACCGGGCATTTTTCAGAGCTTCAGGACTCACACCCCAAAATTCAGCCGTTGCATTATTACTAAAAATGTGGATAATATCCCCATCTAGGAGTTCTACTACACCCATCATCATGCTGGTGCTATTATAGAAACTATACAAGATCGCCTCTCGTTCCGCTGCTGCTATTTCTGCTTGTTTGCGATCGCTAATATCAAAACCATAGCCCACCACTTCTCTGGGTTTTCCCGCCGCATCTAATACTAACCTTAGATGTTCTTGCATCCAGCGATAACTACCATCCCCATGGCGAAAACGATATTCATAAAAAGATGTCCCCTTCGTCAAAACCTCACGAACTTTAGACCAGGCAAAATCTCGGTCTTCTGGATGAACTCTCTCTTCCCAAAACTCGACACTTTCTTGGAATTCTTTTTGAGTATATCCCAGGACATTTGGCACATTACTACTAATGAATGTCACCCGCAGAGTTTCCGGGTCACAGCTATAGATAATTGCCAAACTTGAATTAAGTAAATCATTCAATCTTTCTTGAGAAAAGATTAGCTGTTTTTGAATCTGATTTACCTGATTAATTTCCAGTTCTAGTTGATGTTTACTCTCCGCAATTTCAGAGGTTTTTGACTCTACTTGTTCTTCCAGGGATGATGCTAATTGGCGATAGGCTTCCTTCTGGGATTCTAACTCAATTCCTGACCGTCTCCGTTCGGTAATATCTTCTCCCGTGCCGATAATATATTCCACTTGCCCATCATCATCACATAAAATTGTATTAGACCAGGCAATTAAACGGCGATCGCCTGTTTTCGTCACCCAATAATTTTCATGATAACTGGGAAAATTCCCCGCTGTTAAATCCGCAAACCCCTTTTTTACGCTGTTCACTTCTTCAGGAACTAATAAAATCTCCCAAAACGGTCGATCTTGAACTTCTTGCCCAGAATATCCCGTAATTTTCACACAGGCTTGATTAAATTTGACGATGTAACCTTGGGTATTTAAAACCACAATTAAAGCCGGAACCGTATCTAAGATAGCCTCGGTAAAATCTCGCTGTTTTTGCAGTTCTTCGCGAGTCTGATGGTGGTCATTTTGCATCTGTTTGATCCGTTCACCTTGTAATTTATTAACCTGCTGTTGTAGGGCTTCAATGGTATTATAAAGTTCCAGGGGATTAAGAGTTTGCAGTAAACTGGTTTGAGTCAAAATACCCACTAATTGCTGTTGTTCATCACACACCACTAACCGACGGACTCCCCGTTGCTGCATTTGTTCATGGGCTACCCATAAATTTTCTGTGGGGTGCAAACACCATAGGGGGCTACTCATAATGTCAGCCGCCATCATCCGATCAAAATTAAGATCCAGGGCTGAACACTTGACAATATATCTTTCTGTGACTATTCCCACAGGATGGCACAGGAAACTATCCCCGATTTTGGGTTCAGCAATGACCACACAACTAACCCGATATTCCGCCATCAATTGAGCCAGATGTAAAATAGAAGCGTTAGGGGTAGCATGGATCACGTCTCGCGTCATGGCTTCGGCGACTTGACGTAATTTGAACAAATCCCCTGGTTGCAAACACTCGCGCAGGGTTTGTGTGGAAATTAATCCCACCAGCTCACCAGTTTTCGACAAAACCGGAAGATGGCGAATCTGATGTTGACGCATCAGGGTAATAGCAGTAAAAATGTCTTGATGGGGTTCTATTGATAGGGTGACTAGATCGCGAGTCATCACCGCCGCTAAGGTTAAATGGTCAAAGCTGCGATATTGGGTAGCCAGGCGCACGAGATCCCTTTCCGTAATTAAACCGACCAGTTTTCCCTGTTCTACGGCCAGGACGCAACTTTTCCGGTGTGGCTGGGTTTCCCTGTCAGAGTCACTTTTTGGCTGTGGGCTGATCATGGAGATGACCCCCATTAAGGGAGTTTCAGGAGAAGCCGTCAGTGGGTGTCGATCAATTGCCTTATATAACGGCAAATTCGAGAACAGTAGATCTTGGCTAATCATTAGCTTAGTTAGGAGATGGTGAATAGGGATTGATTCTGTGGCACTGGCATCAAATACATTATCCCATGGGCGAATAGCCGGAAACAAAACTAAGAAAGCCGAGGGTGTGATAGCTATTCTAGGTAACACAACCAGACTATGTGGGTGGCTGTTGGCAATTAGAGGTAGGATTGTAGTTAGGTTATTTTGACAGTCTTTTTATGAAATACTTTGTTTCTCGCCTGGTTGCCCTACTGATGGTCGTTACCGTTGCCCTGGTGGGCTGTGGTAACTCACCCGATGGTCTAACAGGAAATTATAGCCAGGATACCTTAGCAGTTGTGAATAGTTTGAGAACTGCGATCGCTTTACCGGAAGATGCCCCAGAAAAGGCCGCCGCCCAGGCGGAAGCCCGGACCCTGATTAATAGTTTCGCTTCCCGCTACCGTCGAGACCCAGCGGTTTCTACTTCCAGTTCCTTTACTACTATGCGGACTGCCTTAAATGCCCTAGCAGGTCATTACAGTTCCTACCCTAACCGTCCCGTTCCTGATAAACTCAAGCAAAGACTAGAACAGGAGTTTAAACAAGTAGAAGCGGCTGTGAAACGGGGCGCTTAACTCCCGCTAACCTGATGGGGAAATTAACCGAGGCAACTCAATCTGATCTGTAATGATTAAGAGTTGCTTTTATGTGGTATATGTGCTATGGCTAAATCACCGATCGCCTTAAATTGGCTTCACCGTCTGCTGAGTCTCTATAAACCCATGTTAGGGGCTATATTATTAAGCCTGTTGGCCACTAGCCCAGGGCGATCGCAAACCATAGCCTTTTGTCGCCTCTCCCCAGAGGCGATCGCCTCTAAAGAAAGCCTGCGCCAAAGCGCTCTATCGGGGGATAGCAACGCCCAACAGCAATATAACCAGATCCTGATTCAACACGCCCAAGCTGTATATCGCTGTCGTCAGCAAAGCCGCCCCCAAAATCAGGCCTTATGGTTAAGACTATATAGCTGTGATGCCCAACCCGGAGCCATCGAAAAGCTGTTAGATGACATCATCAACAAAGGCTATAACCAAGTTTACCTAGAAGTATTTTATGACGGTCAGGTGTTACTTCCCGCCGCCAATAACCCCACCCCTTGGCCGTCAGTGATGCGATCGCCCGGCTTGGAACAAGTAGACCTCCTCGCGCAAACCATCGAAAAAGGCAGACAACGGGGGCTACAGGTTTACGCCTGGATGTTTATGCTCAACTTTGGTTATACCTACACCCTACTACCTAACCGCGCCGGAGTCCTTGCGGTCAATGGTAGTGGGGAAACCACCGTCACCGCGAATTTAGACGAGCACCGCCAGCAACGATTTTGGGGAAAGCTACATCAATCAGGGTTTCGTTGACCCCTATAATCCCACCGCACGACAAGATTTTAATACCCTCCTGAATGCCGTCCTTAGCCGTCGCCCCAGTGGTGTTCTGTTTGACTATGTTCGCTATCCCAGGGGTTTGGGACCTCAATCAGTAGCCAGCCGGGTTAAGGATTTATGGATTTATGGGGATGCTTCCCTGTCCGCCTTGCTGCAACGAGCCAACAACGACCGGGGACGGGAACTGCTACAACGCTATGTTAGCCAGGGTTTTGTCACCGAAAATGATGTTAATCAGATCAATCAAAAGTATCCTGAGCCAACGGAGCCAACACCAGCAGAGCCACAGGAACCACAGCCACAGGAACCACAGCCACAAGAAAAACCACCCCTGTGGCATGATGAAACCGCCCTCCCCGCTCTCAGTGGCATTCCCAGCCTGGGAAATACCTTTAATCAACAATTGTGGCGGTTGAGTGTGGCTCACGCCCAACAGGGGATTCTGGACTTTTTAAATATGTTTAGCCAGCCAGTACAATCACGCGGCATTCCGGCTGGGGCGGTGTTTTTCCCGGAGGCTAACCGTCGCGTTGGGGAACAGGGTTTTGATTCCCGGCTGCAACCTTGGGATCGGTTCCCTAGTGCGATCGAATGGCATCCCATGGCCTATGGAGTTTGTGGCACCACAAGCTGTATAGTTGAACAAGTGGAAACTGTTGCTAACCAAGCCCAACCGGGAACTAAAATTATCCCAGCGATCGCTGGAGACTGGGGCAAATCCATTAAAAACCGCCCCCCCCTAGAACATCAGATGCGCGACATTATCAATGCTATTCCCCAAATTCAGTCAATCAGCCATTATTCCTACGATTGGCAAGAACCACAACTTACACGCGATCGTCAATCATGTCGGTAATCGGCAAAACCTTTAAACTAGAAGATGATGCTTTCCAGCCTCTTCTATACTGTCGTTCATAACTAAGGAGTTATAACTTTGAAAAGCGCACAACCCCAACAGGGTTTACCAGCCATTGTTCTGGGAATTATCGTCGCACTGGCTATTCTGATTGGGCTTAATTCTTTTGTAATTATTAATCCTGGTCAAGCCGCCGTGTTAAGTATTCTCGGAAAGGCCCAGGATGGCGCACTACTAGAGGGGTTACACTTTAAGCCTCCCATAATTTCCGCCGTCGATATTTATGATGTCACTGTCCAGAAGTTTGAAGTTCCCGCCCAAAGTTCCACCAAGGATCTACAGCAACTTTCCGCTAGTTTTGCCATCAACTTCCGCCTTGACCCCGTAAATGTCGTGCAAGTCCGCCGGGAACAAGGTACTCTACAAAATGTGGTATCTAAAATTGTCGCGCCCCAAACTCAGGAATCTTTTAAAATTGCCGCTGCTAAACGTACCATTGAGGAAGCCATTACTCAACGGGAGGAACTGAAAGCAGATTTTGACGAGGCTCTGGTGTCACGATTAGATAAATATGGCATTATTGTTTTAGATACCAGTGTTGTCGATCTGACTTTCTCCCCTGAATTTGCTCGCGCCGTTGAAGAAAAACAAATCGCTGAACAACGGGCGCGGCGGGCTGTCTATGTCGCTAAAGAAGCTGAACAACAAGCCCAAGCCGACATTAACCGCGCTAAGGGTCGGGCGGAAGCTCAACGCTTATTAGCCGAAACTCTCAAGGCTCAAGGTGGTGAGTTGGTACTGCAAAAAGAGGCGATCGAGGCTTGGCGACAAGGGGGTTCTCAAATGCCTAAAGTCCTGATTTTGGGTGATTCTAAAAGTAAGGTTCCCTTCTTATTTAACGT includes:
- a CDS encoding PAS domain-containing protein; translated protein: MLPRIAITPSAFLVLFPAIRPWDNVFDASATESIPIHHLLTKLMISQDLLFSNLPLYKAIDRHPLTASPETPLMGVISMISPQPKSDSDRETQPHRKSCVLAVEQGKLVGLITERDLVRLATQYRSFDHLTLAAVMTRDLVTLSIEPHQDIFTAITLMRQHQIRHLPVLSKTGELVGLISTQTLRECLQPGDLFKLRQVAEAMTRDVIHATPNASILHLAQLMAEYRVSCVVIAEPKIGDSFLCHPVGIVTERYIVKCSALDLNFDRMMAADIMSSPLWCLHPTENLWVAHEQMQQRGVRRLVVCDEQQQLVGILTQTSLLQTLNPLELYNTIEALQQQVNKLQGERIKQMQNDHHQTREELQKQRDFTEAILDTVPALIVVLNTQGYIVKFNQACVKITGYSGQEVQDRPFWEILLVPEEVNSVKKGFADLTAGNFPSYHENYWVTKTGDRRLIAWSNTILCDDDGQVEYIIGTGEDITERRRSGIELESQKEAYRQLASSLEEQVESKTSEIAESKHQLELEINQVNQIQKQLIFSQERLNDLLNSSLAIIYSCDPETLRVTFISSNVPNVLGYTQKEFQESVEFWEERVHPEDRDFAWSKVREVLTKGTSFYEYRFRHGDGSYRWMQEHLRLVLDAAGKPREVVGYGFDISDRKQAEIAAAEREAILYSFYNSTSMMMGVVELLDGDIIHIFSNNATAEFWGVSPEALKNARCSEMGVPASIIELWCQHYRESQQLGKPIKFEYIHTLNDGEHHLSVTVSPILNSGLDKLRFCYIAEDITQAKKTEYQLYKITQDLLNSQKIAGIGTWEYNVSSGKITWSEEVFRIYGMDPTQGEPTLAELREKMHPDDRDRHAEDTERSLTLGEPFYTEYRLVRPSGEIRYIQGMGGVEHDAEWQPLRLFGSVIDITEKRQAEMALSASEAKYRRLIEQMPAATYTANLDDKLSILYISPQIERLLGISASEWLKNSKDWLELVHPEDRDRLLEEIRQGIEENQGFSVEYRMFSRSGNVVWVRDNGQVVLDDQGNPTFLQGVMINITDKKETEIALQESEEKFRQIAETVREVFFMTSFDGQTILYINPAYEKIWGQSCASLYENPQHWINSVHPEDLQRVIEAYQRQFQDKLVFDEEYRIIRPDSTIRWVAARVFPVTDKSGKIYRWAGIAEDITSRKLMLEQLQNSKTFIQKVTDYIPNILYIFDIIKKRNVYINRNIQDILGYTYQQIQETGGTLLYEIIHPEDLPIVEKHFQDMSKAQDGQIYTVEYRVQKANGEWRWLLSRDLVFSRHSDGRVQEILGTATDFTDRKQTEEILHTTYQHLKQKNREMEIVRKMIEFLQACDAVEEGYGAISEFLKQLFPDFAGAVLVIDPDSPESDLEAVSTFGELPHQEIKFPFKDCWTLRRGKIHTASDQQSGLFCNHINSELLPKHSLCIPLIAKTKIWGLLYMITESSLVNMESSEQLGRTVADQLSLALFNLKLQEQLRLESIRDPLTGLFNRRYLQETLNQALAKAHRKNQPLCIIMIDIDHFKHFNDTFGHEAGDLVLQEIAHFIQTNIRSSDTACRYGGEEMTLILPDTTLEIASDRAQFLCEGIRGLKRQHHNRDLGQITASFGVASFPEHAQTLDDLLRLADDALYLAKNQGRDRVVVWEFL
- the psb27 gene encoding photosystem II protein Psb27: MKYFVSRLVALLMVVTVALVGCGNSPDGLTGNYSQDTLAVVNSLRTAIALPEDAPEKAAAQAEARTLINSFASRYRRDPAVSTSSSFTTMRTALNALAGHYSSYPNRPVPDKLKQRLEQEFKQVEAAVKRGA
- a CDS encoding prohibitin family protein, with translation MKSAQPQQGLPAIVLGIIVALAILIGLNSFVIINPGQAAVLSILGKAQDGALLEGLHFKPPIISAVDIYDVTVQKFEVPAQSSTKDLQQLSASFAINFRLDPVNVVQVRREQGTLQNVVSKIVAPQTQESFKIAAAKRTIEEAITQREELKADFDEALVSRLDKYGIIVLDTSVVDLTFSPEFARAVEEKQIAEQRARRAVYVAKEAEQQAQADINRAKGRAEAQRLLAETLKAQGGELVLQKEAIEAWRQGGSQMPKVLILGDSKSKVPFLFNVGDLTKS